A window from Cyanobacteriota bacterium encodes these proteins:
- a CDS encoding WecB/TagA/CpsF family glycosyltransferase, whose amino-acid sequence MHSKVPFFDLFIDDLELATAPNYIYEQAKLKSLEITSLNMDQFVLSQDDQAQALRIKNAEIVIADGAAISLISRLFFRTKLKKLAGIDLASKLIEKSKRLILIGASEDVINIIEAKFAEKIVFAHHGFFDFAQKQHIIEEMIKASPDLVLVAMGIPKQEIFIEEIKVKIDKCIFMGVGGSFDIWAEKLKRAPDWMIICGLEWFFRLIQEPSRLKRFFYKVRRFLLLLIVGGHRRGGSKE is encoded by the coding sequence ATGCATTCCAAAGTCCCATTTTTTGACCTGTTTATAGATGATTTGGAACTTGCTACAGCGCCCAACTATATATATGAACAGGCTAAATTGAAATCCTTGGAAATTACCAGCTTAAATATGGATCAGTTTGTTTTGTCTCAAGATGATCAAGCTCAAGCGCTGAGAATCAAAAATGCGGAGATTGTTATAGCAGATGGTGCTGCTATTTCTCTAATTTCACGTTTATTTTTTAGAACTAAGCTAAAAAAACTTGCTGGAATCGATTTGGCTAGTAAATTAATCGAAAAATCTAAGCGTTTGATCTTAATTGGTGCAAGTGAAGATGTCATCAATATTATAGAAGCAAAATTTGCCGAGAAAATTGTTTTTGCTCATCATGGCTTCTTTGATTTTGCTCAAAAGCAACATATTATAGAAGAAATGATCAAAGCAAGTCCTGATTTGGTTTTGGTTGCGATGGGAATACCAAAACAAGAAATTTTTATAGAAGAAATCAAAGTCAAAATCGATAAATGTATCTTCATGGGAGTTGGTGGAAGTTTCGATATTTGGGCAGAGAAATTAAAAAGAGCTCCTGATTGGATGATTATTTGTGGATTGGAATGGTTTTTTCGTTTGATTCAGGAACCTTCTCGGCTAAAAAGGTTCTTTTATAAAGTACGCAGATTTTTGTTATTGCTAATTGTCGGGGGACATCGCCGCGGGGGAAGCAAGGAATAA
- a CDS encoding SPFH/Band 7/PHB domain protein translates to MDSFAIITLVFFIFVAFMLFFGAFIIVRQGYCALVTRLGSYSQTLSPGLHIIIPFIDTVDRTIDLREQVFALASQSVITKDNVNIHVDAVVYYQIVNPYSAIYEISNLVYAIEQLALTSLRNIIGEMALDDTLSSRDTINTKLQLIIDVAASKWGVKTNRIELKDINPPADIQRAMNVQMEAERNKRAAILNAEGRKESEILKAEGDKQALIRRAEGQAQKVRLEVEAEAITAKSYIEHVKSAGATKEVLQLMYMNTLAKLADGKANKIFLPTESITALGGLAAAGELFNTKMSPPAVEG, encoded by the coding sequence ATGGATAGTTTTGCAATAATCACCTTGGTCTTTTTTATTTTTGTGGCTTTTATGCTCTTTTTTGGAGCATTCATTATTGTTAGGCAAGGTTATTGTGCTTTGGTAACAAGATTGGGGAGCTATAGCCAGACCTTGTCTCCTGGTTTGCATATCATTATCCCTTTTATTGATACTGTTGATAGAACGATTGATTTGCGTGAGCAGGTTTTTGCGCTTGCTTCACAGTCGGTTATTACCAAGGACAACGTTAATATTCATGTGGACGCTGTGGTTTACTACCAAATAGTGAATCCTTATTCAGCTATTTATGAAATTAGTAATTTGGTTTATGCAATCGAGCAGCTTGCGCTAACTTCTTTGCGTAATATCATCGGCGAGATGGCTTTGGATGATACTTTGTCTTCAAGAGACACCATTAACACCAAGCTGCAGTTGATTATTGATGTGGCAGCCAGTAAATGGGGAGTTAAAACTAACCGTATCGAACTTAAAGACATTAATCCGCCGGCTGATATTCAACGTGCCATGAATGTACAAATGGAAGCTGAGCGTAATAAACGTGCAGCGATTTTGAATGCTGAAGGTAGAAAAGAATCTGAGATCTTAAAAGCGGAAGGTGACAAACAAGCGCTTATTAGAAGAGCAGAGGGGCAAGCTCAAAAGGTCAGGCTTGAAGTAGAGGCTGAAGCGATTACTGCTAAATCATATATAGAACACGTTAAGTCAGCTGGGGCAACTAAGGAAGTGCTGCAATTGATGTATATGAATACTTTAGCGAAACTAGCAGACGGTAAAGCCAACAAGATCTTCTTGCCTACTGAGTCTATAACTGCTCTTGGGGGACTTGCTGCAGCTGGTGAGCTGTTTAATACGAAGATGAGTCCGCCTGCAGTTGAGGGTTAG
- a CDS encoding leucyl aminopeptidase yields MKIIVEKFLKTAQLSSDCLAISDFAFDSKKKKKDFSLQLIEFDKNLKGLIIESIESEDFDFELGKVLIINLSSQNKTTTAYQGLKKIILVGLGPKDKADRASERKAAAALIRAVQKTDKLAVKWQGDAAILAEASILLNYKFDRYKTDDKKPKPKELVELRILLDSLADNDKKAVNEAKIIAESVAMARDLVWEPACEVTPTYLANYAKKIVEGKNNPLILKILEKKDCEKLGMGSFLAVAQGADEPPKFIEFSYKPTGKIKKHIALIGKGVTFDSGGLSLKPAKSMEMMKEDMAGSAAIMGIMNAVATLKPKEIQITAIVAATENMPSGKAYRPGDVITAMNGKTIEVNNTDAEGRLTLADAVAYASKKNPDEIIDFATLTGACMVALGNVCAGLMTNDQDLLDRVKKSSEATGELMWQLPLYEEYKEGLKSTIADLINAGSGGKAGAQNGGLFIQEFVGKQKDSDKAIPWLHIDIAGPCWFDQDMDWSPKGASGMPVRTIMNYLLNQV; encoded by the coding sequence ATGAAAATTATTGTAGAGAAATTTCTCAAGACTGCTCAATTGAGTTCTGACTGTTTAGCAATTAGTGATTTTGCATTTGACTCGAAAAAAAAGAAAAAAGATTTTTCTTTGCAACTCATCGAATTTGATAAAAATTTAAAAGGTTTGATTATCGAATCGATAGAGTCAGAAGACTTTGATTTTGAGCTTGGCAAAGTTTTGATAATTAATCTTAGTTCCCAAAACAAAACCACAACTGCATACCAAGGACTCAAGAAAATTATCTTGGTAGGCTTGGGCCCGAAAGATAAAGCTGATAGAGCAAGCGAGCGCAAAGCTGCAGCTGCCTTAATTCGTGCTGTCCAAAAAACAGACAAGCTTGCTGTTAAATGGCAAGGAGATGCTGCAATTTTGGCAGAAGCATCAATTTTGCTTAATTACAAGTTTGATCGTTATAAAACTGATGATAAAAAGCCGAAGCCAAAAGAACTTGTGGAATTAAGAATTTTGCTTGATAGTCTTGCTGATAATGATAAAAAGGCAGTAAATGAAGCCAAAATTATCGCAGAATCTGTTGCTATGGCTAGGGATTTGGTTTGGGAGCCAGCTTGTGAAGTTACGCCGACTTATTTGGCAAACTATGCCAAAAAAATTGTTGAAGGTAAAAACAATCCGCTTATACTTAAAATTTTAGAGAAAAAAGATTGCGAGAAGCTTGGCATGGGTTCTTTTCTTGCTGTCGCTCAAGGTGCTGATGAGCCGCCCAAATTTATTGAATTTAGCTATAAACCAACAGGCAAGATCAAGAAACATATTGCTTTAATTGGTAAAGGTGTAACTTTTGATAGTGGTGGTTTGAGTCTTAAACCTGCCAAGTCCATGGAAATGATGAAAGAGGATATGGCTGGTTCTGCTGCGATTATGGGAATCATGAACGCTGTTGCTACCCTCAAGCCAAAAGAAATTCAAATAACTGCAATTGTTGCAGCCACTGAAAATATGCCAAGCGGTAAGGCTTATAGACCAGGTGATGTAATTACTGCAATGAACGGTAAAACTATTGAAGTGAATAATACAGATGCCGAGGGTCGTTTGACTTTGGCTGATGCTGTGGCTTACGCTTCTAAGAAAAATCCTGATGAGATTATTGATTTTGCCACATTGACTGGAGCTTGTATGGTTGCACTGGGCAATGTTTGTGCGGGTTTGATGACTAATGATCAGGATTTGCTTGATAGAGTCAAAAAATCAAGTGAAGCAACGGGTGAATTGATGTGGCAACTTCCGCTTTATGAAGAATACAAAGAAGGTCTCAAATCAACTATCGCTGATTTAATCAACGCTGGTTCTGGTGGGAAAGCTGGCGCACAAAATGGCGGGCTTTTTATTCAAGAGTTTGTTGGTAAGCAAAAGGATTCTGATAAGGCAATTCCTTGGCTGCATATAGATATTGCTGGTCCTTGTTGGTTTGATCAAGATATGGATTGGTCACCGAAGGGCGCTTCTGGAATGCCAGTTCGCACTATTATGAATTATTTACTTAACCAGGTCTAA